A section of the Kiritimatiellia bacterium genome encodes:
- a CDS encoding DUF4139 domain-containing protein has product MLSLRLNRYRHHGRRGKHAVTPPSFLTARAMASRPALIPLMLLAFFCAAPLPSPAKTDLVTLPARENVQLTIYNSADLTLVREQRLLTLRSGLNRLQFSWAGTLIDPTSLELTPKEHGDKIEVVSLAYPPRVAQAGVWSVNSRAACKVPVEITYLTSGLSWRAFYLGLISEDECSMRLEAYVRVNNNSGEDYENASTRLIVGTIHILDEIAALARRHYPYGTPLPLLPDSVRVDGDMRLEDKVRRQTAKSQVVLAAAGAMAPKEIVKEGLSEYFLYTIEGTETIPHGWGKRLPSFSADNIAITNLYKYEEEKYGRQVTRFISFINDKANHLGETPIPDGQMRFFRLIDKAGALSYEGRSEFKYIPVNKEAELNLGPVDNVVVEITLMDFKSDNYIFDVHKNICGWDEIREFKVEVKNTRPLPVRVEIKRRLPVPSWEMTRGGDCGNFEKIDLQTVKFTLSLPAASKKEFRYIATTRHGTRAER; this is encoded by the coding sequence ATGCTTTCTTTGCGATTGAACCGATATCGCCATCACGGGCGGCGCGGCAAACATGCCGTTACTCCGCCCTCTTTTCTCACCGCGCGGGCGATGGCTTCCCGCCCCGCCCTTATTCCGCTTATGCTTCTGGCCTTTTTTTGCGCCGCCCCGCTCCCCTCCCCGGCGAAAACCGATTTGGTTACATTGCCGGCCCGGGAAAACGTGCAGTTGACCATTTATAATTCCGCGGATCTGACGCTGGTCCGCGAACAGCGCCTGCTGACCTTGAGGTCCGGGCTGAACCGTTTGCAGTTTTCCTGGGCCGGCACCCTTATTGACCCGACGAGCCTGGAACTGACGCCGAAGGAACACGGCGATAAAATTGAGGTTGTTTCCCTGGCTTATCCGCCGCGCGTTGCGCAGGCGGGGGTTTGGAGCGTCAACAGCCGCGCGGCATGCAAGGTGCCGGTTGAAATCACCTATTTGACGAGCGGTCTTTCATGGCGGGCTTTTTACCTCGGGCTGATTTCCGAAGACGAGTGCTCAATGCGCCTGGAAGCGTACGTCCGGGTAAACAACAACAGCGGCGAGGATTACGAGAACGCCAGCACGCGTTTAATCGTGGGCACAATCCATATTCTGGATGAAATCGCCGCCCTCGCCCGGCGCCATTACCCGTATGGCACTCCCCTGCCCCTCTTGCCTGATAGCGTCCGCGTGGACGGTGATATGCGGTTGGAAGACAAAGTAAGAAGACAAACTGCCAAATCCCAGGTGGTGCTGGCCGCCGCAGGGGCCATGGCGCCGAAGGAAATCGTCAAGGAAGGCCTGAGCGAATACTTTTTATACACCATTGAAGGCACGGAAACCATTCCGCACGGCTGGGGCAAACGTTTGCCAAGTTTTTCGGCGGACAATATCGCCATCACCAATCTTTACAAGTACGAAGAGGAAAAATACGGGCGGCAGGTAACGCGTTTCATCAGTTTCATCAACGATAAGGCCAACCATCTGGGGGAAACCCCCATCCCGGACGGCCAAATGAGGTTTTTCCGCCTTATTGACAAGGCCGGCGCGCTTTCCTACGAAGGCCGGTCGGAATTCAAGTATATCCCAGTAAACAAAGAAGCGGAATTAAACCTCGGCCCCGTTGACAACGTGGTCGTTGAAATCACTTTGATGGATTTCAAAAGCGATAATTACATTTTTGACGTCCATAAAAACATTTGCGGCTGGGATGAAATCCGCGAATTCAAGGTTGAAGTCAAAAACACCCGGCCTTTGCCGGTGCGGGTGGAAATAAAACGCCGTCTGCCGGTCCCCTCCTGGGAAATGACCCGCGGCGGCGACTGCGGGAATTTTGAGAAAATTGATCTGCAGACGGTAAAATTCACGCTCTCCCTGCCGGCCGCTTCAAAAAAGGAATTCCGTTACATTGCCACAACCAGGCACGGCACGCGGGCGGAAAGATAA
- a CDS encoding HEPN domain-containing protein has translation MTKDNAVKNSDDEARRGDEALGAARHLLSSGFYNDAVSRAYYAAFHWARALLVSRGIEAKTHRGVIQLFHHNFVRAGTVTEETAGHLSRLETYRELSDYTAFSHFTEAQAREEISLSETFINACRQLLQYERSEKN, from the coding sequence ATGACAAAAGATAATGCCGTAAAAAATTCTGACGACGAAGCGCGGCGCGGAGACGAAGCGCTTGGCGCCGCCCGGCATCTTTTATCGTCCGGCTTTTATAATGACGCCGTTTCACGGGCATATTATGCCGCTTTTCATTGGGCGCGCGCCCTTCTTGTTTCGCGCGGCATTGAAGCAAAAACCCATCGCGGGGTCATTCAGTTGTTCCATCATAATTTTGTGCGGGCCGGCACGGTTACGGAAGAAACCGCGGGTCATTTATCCCGCCTTGAGACCTATCGCGAATTGAGCGATTATACCGCGTTCTCGCATTTCACCGAGGCGCAGGCCCGCGAAGAGATCAGCCTGTCCGAAACGTTCATTAATGCCTGCCGCCAGCTGCTCCAATATGAGCGGTCCGAGAAAAATTAA
- a CDS encoding nucleotidyltransferase domain-containing protein, which translates to MIAKTDIETGGTKLAEVRNLARQYALETREHFKNRLRRICLYGSAARGDWSPESDIDILVLLDHIAGDDERWLICRATELGVGGSGILIQPLFMAESDFARLLERERLFAIEVQREGMDL; encoded by the coding sequence ATGATCGCCAAAACCGACATTGAAACCGGCGGGACAAAGCTGGCCGAGGTGAGGAATCTGGCCCGTCAATACGCATTGGAAACAAGGGAACACTTCAAAAACCGATTGCGCCGGATTTGTCTTTACGGTTCTGCGGCGCGGGGAGACTGGTCGCCGGAATCGGATATTGATATCCTTGTTTTGCTGGATCATATTGCCGGCGATGATGAACGTTGGCTTATTTGCCGGGCAACGGAACTGGGAGTCGGCGGCAGCGGCATCCTCATCCAGCCTTTATTTATGGCTGAGTCGGATTTTGCCCGATTACTGGAACGCGAGCGTCTCTTTGCCATTGAAGTGCAGCGGGAAGGAATGGATTTATGA
- a CDS encoding adenine phosphoribosyltransferase — protein sequence MSIKKIKSAIRDIPDFPQKGIIFRDITPVLADPRLFKAAVNILCKRHPRGSVSKVAAVDARGFIFGAAAALKLDAGFIPVRKKGKLPFQTIEQSYELEYGSAALSMHVDAIQPGETILVIDDLLATGGTAAATAAMIEKLGGKIKEIAFLIELAGLKGRAKLANYPVFSAIVF from the coding sequence ATGAGCATTAAAAAAATCAAGTCCGCCATCCGCGATATCCCCGATTTTCCGCAGAAGGGCATTATTTTCAGGGATATCACCCCCGTCCTGGCCGACCCCCGTCTTTTTAAGGCGGCCGTCAACATCCTTTGCAAGCGCCATCCCAGGGGGAGCGTCAGCAAAGTGGCGGCGGTTGACGCGCGCGGCTTTATTTTCGGCGCGGCGGCGGCGCTTAAACTCGACGCCGGCTTTATCCCGGTCCGCAAAAAAGGCAAATTGCCTTTCCAAACAATAGAGCAATCCTACGAGCTTGAATACGGTTCCGCCGCGCTCAGCATGCATGTTGACGCCATCCAGCCGGGCGAGACCATTCTTGTCATTGACGACCTTCTGGCCACGGGCGGCACGGCCGCGGCCACCGCGGCCATGATTGAAAAACTGGGCGGAAAGATAAAGGAAATCGCCTTTCTGATTGAACTGGCCGGCCTTAAGGGACGGGCCAAACTGGCGAATTATCCGGTCTTTTCCGCGATTGTTTTTTAA
- the queG gene encoding tRNA epoxyqueuosine(34) reductase QueG, translated as MKLEQFIREQAFALGFGAVGIAAAGPSKSFPAFNEWLSRGCCGGMDYLKKRAALRADPRNLAPQAKSIIVAAAPYPAEQNDCPISNYARGADYHDVVRAKLKQLSAALDAKTGRACGGRVCVDSAPLAEREWAVRAGIGWIGRQGSVVNPEIGCCFFLGELMVNIALEPDRELRPQCGACRLCVDACPAGAIMPGNCVDARRCISYLTVEHKGGLDPARQPFAGNSIFGCDCCTAVCPWNRRRPAPVMPEFDVPPSVVPPLAELAALNQEEFAKKFSGTPVERIGLERFLRNVNLALKGHNNPEEQNYEH; from the coding sequence ATGAAGCTTGAACAATTTATCCGCGAGCAGGCGTTTGCGCTCGGTTTCGGCGCGGTGGGGATTGCCGCCGCCGGGCCGAGCAAATCCTTTCCCGCTTTTAATGAATGGCTTTCCCGCGGTTGCTGCGGCGGGATGGATTATTTGAAAAAACGCGCGGCGCTGCGCGCCGACCCGCGCAACCTGGCGCCGCAGGCAAAATCCATTATCGTCGCGGCCGCCCCTTATCCTGCGGAACAAAATGATTGTCCGATATCAAACTATGCGCGCGGCGCGGATTACCATGATGTCGTGCGGGCAAAGCTGAAACAGCTTTCCGCGGCGCTTGACGCGAAAACCGGCCGCGCCTGCGGCGGGCGCGTGTGTGTTGATTCGGCCCCGCTGGCCGAAAGGGAATGGGCGGTGCGGGCGGGAATAGGATGGATCGGCCGGCAGGGAAGCGTGGTCAACCCGGAAATCGGATGCTGTTTTTTTCTCGGAGAATTGATGGTCAATATCGCGCTTGAGCCGGACCGTGAATTGCGGCCGCAATGCGGCGCTTGCCGCCTTTGCGTTGACGCCTGTCCGGCCGGCGCGATAATGCCCGGCAATTGTGTTGACGCGCGGCGCTGCATTTCTTATTTGACCGTTGAACACAAAGGCGGACTTGACCCGGCCCGGCAGCCTTTTGCAGGCAATTCGATTTTCGGATGCGATTGTTGCACCGCGGTTTGCCCGTGGAACCGCCGCCGCCCGGCGCCGGTCATGCCCGAATTTGACGTGCCGCCTTCCGTCGTGCCGCCGCTTGCGGAATTAGCCGCCTTGAATCAGGAGGAATTTGCGAAAAAATTCAGCGGAACTCCGGTTGAAAGAATTGGCTTGGAACGTTTTTTGCGAAATGTTAATTTAGCGTTGAAAGGCCATAACAATCCAGAGGAGCAAAATTATGAGCATTAA
- a CDS encoding shikimate kinase: protein MSGNIILAGFMGTGKTTVGKILAEQLRKKFVDMDSELEERTGKSIARIFAEDGEPYFRNMERQLARELAAAKNQVIAAGGGIVLDPDNVRDFSRTGKVICLFAAEEEILRRVSSSTARPLLEKSDKLQNIKNLMEQRRGLYESIPNRINTSGLAPREVAEEVMLILTRDA, encoded by the coding sequence ATGTCTGGAAACATAATCCTCGCCGGTTTCATGGGGACCGGCAAAACCACAGTTGGAAAAATACTGGCGGAACAATTGCGCAAGAAATTCGTTGACATGGATTCCGAACTGGAAGAGCGGACCGGCAAATCCATCGCCCGCATTTTTGCCGAGGACGGCGAGCCGTATTTCCGCAATATGGAACGGCAACTGGCGCGTGAGCTTGCGGCCGCAAAAAACCAGGTCATCGCCGCCGGCGGCGGCATTGTCCTTGATCCGGACAATGTCCGCGATTTCAGCCGGACCGGAAAGGTGATTTGTCTGTTCGCCGCCGAAGAGGAAATTCTGCGCCGGGTTTCTTCTTCAACTGCGCGACCGCTGCTGGAAAAAAGCGATAAGCTCCAGAACATTAAAAATCTGATGGAACAGCGCCGCGGCCTCTATGAGTCAATTCCGAACCGCATAAATACTTCCGGCCTCGCTCCGCGGGAAGTGGCGGAAGAGGTCATGCTGATCTTGACAAGGGACGCTTAA
- a CDS encoding prepilin peptidase, protein MPYAIFVFYSIIAFILGTCIGSFANVCIYRMPLGRSVIVPRSHCPDCGALIAWFDNIPLLSLLFLGGRCRACTGEISRRYFLVELLTGALFLVVFLRYGFDVRTLVYWLVATGLIIATFIDFDYMIIPDQITIGGIFAGLLISIVFPQLHGVNTHAESFRTAFVGMLIGGMSLWLVGELGRLAFRKEAMGMGDVKLLAALGAFLGWQAVVFTIMIASLAGALAGLAMVLCGRKGMGSKIPFGPYLALAAIVWMAGGSDWWSAYLGWLRSAS, encoded by the coding sequence ATGCCTTACGCAATATTTGTTTTTTACAGCATTATCGCTTTCATCCTGGGAACATGTATCGGCAGTTTTGCAAATGTCTGCATCTACCGCATGCCGCTGGGGCGTTCCGTAATCGTGCCGCGCTCGCATTGTCCGGATTGCGGGGCGTTGATCGCCTGGTTTGACAATATCCCGTTGCTAAGCCTCCTTTTTCTGGGCGGCCGCTGCCGGGCCTGTACGGGTGAAATATCGCGGCGTTACTTTCTGGTTGAGCTGCTGACGGGCGCGCTTTTCCTGGTCGTTTTCCTGCGTTACGGATTTGACGTCCGGACTCTTGTCTACTGGCTGGTCGCAACGGGGTTGATTATCGCCACCTTCATAGACTTTGATTACATGATTATCCCCGATCAGATCACAATCGGCGGCATTTTTGCCGGGTTGCTGATCAGCATTGTTTTTCCGCAACTCCACGGGGTGAACACCCATGCGGAATCTTTCCGCACCGCATTCGTGGGAATGCTGATCGGCGGCATGTCTCTCTGGCTGGTCGGAGAACTCGGCCGCCTGGCTTTCCGGAAGGAAGCCATGGGCATGGGGGATGTGAAACTGCTGGCGGCGCTTGGCGCTTTCCTCGGCTGGCAGGCGGTTGTTTTCACGATTATGATCGCCTCCCTGGCCGGCGCCCTGGCCGGGCTTGCCATGGTTTTGTGCGGGCGGAAAGGCATGGGCAGTAAAATCCCGTTCGGACCGTATCTCGCTCTGGCGGCAATCGTCTGGATGGCGGGGGGAAGCGATTGGTGGTCCGCGTATTTGGGCTGGCTGCGGAGCGCATCTTAA
- the aroE gene encoding shikimate dehydrogenase, with amino-acid sequence MNISSSTRLYAVIGHPIAHSLSPQMQNAALEKMGLDAVYLAFDVRPERLLDTLKSMMEMGFAGVNLTVPLKEAAFRGLKNIDPAARRLGSVNTVKFFPGGMKGYSTDGHGFLAALKKTFKCSPEGQIVFLLGCGGAGRAVALACAGAGAKKIVLADSDLKRAEKLAVDIKAARPRIDLEIAPAPRAARNRAARSADLVVQATPVGMHPNDLPLLDKDAFSRKQKFYDLIYMFPETGLMKIARAAGALAANGLDMLLFQGALALELWTGKKAPIDVMRKTLEKAVYGREL; translated from the coding sequence ATGAACATCTCTTCCTCTACCAGACTCTATGCCGTCATCGGTCACCCGATTGCCCATTCGCTTTCCCCCCAAATGCAGAATGCGGCCCTGGAAAAAATGGGGCTGGACGCGGTCTACCTGGCGTTTGATGTCCGGCCCGAACGGTTGCTGGATACTTTGAAAAGCATGATGGAAATGGGGTTCGCCGGCGTCAATCTTACGGTGCCGCTCAAGGAAGCGGCTTTCCGCGGGTTGAAAAACATTGATCCCGCCGCCCGGCGGCTCGGCTCGGTGAACACCGTAAAGTTCTTTCCCGGCGGCATGAAAGGCTACAGCACGGATGGGCATGGGTTTCTGGCGGCGCTCAAAAAAACTTTTAAATGCTCGCCGGAAGGGCAGATTGTTTTTCTGTTGGGCTGCGGCGGAGCCGGCCGCGCGGTGGCCCTGGCCTGCGCCGGGGCGGGCGCAAAAAAAATTGTGCTGGCCGATTCCGACCTGAAACGCGCGGAAAAACTGGCGGTGGACATCAAAGCCGCCCGGCCGCGCATTGACCTTGAAATCGCGCCCGCGCCGCGCGCGGCGCGCAACCGCGCGGCGCGTTCCGCCGACCTGGTGGTGCAAGCCACGCCGGTCGGCATGCACCCGAACGATCTTCCCTTGCTTGACAAGGACGCCTTTTCGCGGAAACAAAAATTTTACGACCTGATTTACATGTTCCCCGAAACGGGGCTGATGAAAATTGCCCGGGCGGCGGGCGCCCTGGCCGCCAACGGTCTTGATATGCTTCTCTTCCAGGGCGCGCTTGCGCTGGAACTCTGGACCGGAAAAAAAGCCCCGATTGACGTCATGCGCAAAACCCTGGAAAAAGCCGTGTACGGACGCGAGTTGTGA
- a CDS encoding 2-isopropylmalate synthase — MKPDKVLIFDTTLRDGEQCPGASLNHREKLEIARQLARLNVDVIEAGFPIASPDDFHAVKAIAENIKGPRIAGLSRCLKKDIERCAEAVAPAGKRGRIHVFLATSPIHRRFKLKMDKKEILRQASSAVRYARRLCPDVEFSPEDATRTEPDFLAEVTRAVIDAGAATVNIPDTVGYAVPHEFGALIASLFENVPNISGAVINVHCHNDLGLAVANSLAALKNGARGVECTINGIGERAGNCALEELVMALRTRADAFHLKTDVLTRELHRASKLVSGLTGMVVQRNKAIVGANAFAHEAGIHQDGILKERTTYEIMRPQDVGIEGSELILGKHSGRHAFRERLARMGFKLSPRELERAYGRFIELADKKKAVYDDDLVAIARDEMEEAAGGLYILDYLNVTTGTKTVPTATIRLKKGDNIIQDAACGDGPVDAALKTIDRISGVKGKLVDYSIQAVTIGKDAQGEVSVRVSFGADIVSGKAANTDIVQASAAAYLACVNRHLTMGGKQAS; from the coding sequence ATGAAACCTGACAAGGTTTTGATTTTTGACACAACCCTCCGGGACGGCGAGCAGTGCCCGGGCGCCAGCCTCAACCACCGCGAAAAACTGGAAATCGCGCGCCAACTGGCGCGTCTCAATGTTGACGTGATTGAGGCCGGATTCCCGATCGCATCCCCGGACGATTTTCACGCGGTAAAGGCCATCGCCGAAAACATCAAGGGGCCGCGCATTGCCGGCCTGTCAAGATGCCTGAAAAAGGACATTGAACGCTGCGCGGAGGCGGTCGCGCCGGCCGGTAAACGCGGGAGAATCCACGTTTTCCTGGCCACTTCCCCCATCCACCGGCGCTTCAAGCTTAAAATGGATAAAAAAGAAATTCTCCGCCAGGCATCCTCCGCCGTCCGCTACGCGCGCCGCCTCTGCCCGGACGTGGAGTTCAGTCCCGAGGACGCCACCCGCACGGAGCCGGATTTTCTCGCGGAGGTTACGCGGGCCGTGATTGACGCCGGGGCCGCCACCGTGAATATTCCCGACACAGTCGGTTATGCCGTGCCGCATGAATTCGGAGCGCTGATTGCCTCCCTGTTTGAAAATGTCCCGAATATTTCCGGGGCGGTTATCAATGTGCACTGTCACAATGATCTCGGCCTGGCGGTGGCCAATTCGCTGGCCGCCTTGAAAAACGGCGCGCGCGGCGTGGAATGCACTATCAACGGCATCGGCGAAAGAGCCGGGAACTGCGCCCTTGAGGAACTCGTCATGGCCTTGCGGACCCGCGCGGACGCCTTTCATCTGAAAACGGATGTTTTGACGCGCGAATTGCACCGCGCCAGCAAGCTTGTCAGCGGACTCACCGGCATGGTCGTTCAACGCAACAAGGCGATTGTCGGCGCCAATGCCTTTGCCCATGAGGCCGGCATTCATCAGGACGGCATCCTCAAGGAAAGAACAACTTACGAAATCATGCGCCCGCAGGACGTCGGCATTGAAGGCTCGGAACTCATTCTCGGAAAACATTCCGGCCGGCACGCTTTCCGCGAAAGGCTCGCGCGCATGGGATTCAAATTGAGCCCGCGCGAACTGGAGCGGGCCTACGGCCGTTTCATTGAACTGGCCGACAAGAAAAAGGCCGTCTATGATGACGACCTGGTCGCCATTGCGCGCGATGAAATGGAGGAGGCCGCCGGTGGTTTGTATATTCTTGATTACCTCAATGTGACGACCGGGACGAAAACCGTGCCCACCGCCACTATCCGCCTGAAGAAAGGCGACAACATCATCCAGGACGCGGCCTGCGGCGACGGCCCGGTGGACGCCGCATTGAAAACAATAGACCGGATCTCCGGCGTGAAGGGAAAATTGGTTGATTATTCCATCCAGGCCGTTACCATCGGCAAAGACGCCCAGGGTGAAGTGAGCGTCCGCGTCTCGTTCGGCGCGGACATTGTCAGCGGGAAAGCCGCCAACACCGATATTGTCCAGGCCAGCGCAGCCGCCTATCTGGCGTGCGTAAACCGGCATTTGACGATGGGCGGGAAGCAAGCATCATGA
- the ilvN gene encoding acetolactate synthase small subunit — translation MKHVISVLVENKPGVLARVVGLISGRGYNIETLNVAPTHDLTVSRITMTVPGDDRVLEQVTKQLNKLVDVIKVYDLTGEKFIDRELALIKVQISGRNRSSVMELASLFKAEVVHVHHKSLTIQIVGGSDEIDNFLELVRANGIVDVSRTGVIALGRTEGKE, via the coding sequence ATGAAACATGTTATTTCAGTTCTGGTTGAAAACAAGCCCGGCGTCCTGGCCCGGGTGGTCGGCCTGATTTCCGGCCGCGGTTATAATATTGAGACGCTCAACGTGGCGCCGACCCATGACCTGACGGTTTCCAGAATCACCATGACCGTGCCCGGAGACGACCGCGTCCTGGAACAGGTGACCAAACAGCTGAACAAGCTGGTGGACGTCATCAAGGTCTACGATTTGACCGGCGAAAAGTTCATTGACCGCGAACTGGCTTTGATAAAAGTGCAGATTTCCGGCCGGAATCGCTCGTCAGTCATGGAGCTGGCCTCCCTCTTCAAGGCCGAGGTGGTTCATGTCCATCATAAATCGCTCACAATTCAGATTGTCGGCGGCAGCGATGAAATTGACAATTTCCTTGAATTGGTGCGGGCAAACGGTATCGTGGATGTTTCCCGGACCGGAGTGATTGCCCTGGGAAGGACGGAGGGGAAGGAATAG
- the ilvB gene encoding biosynthetic-type acetolactate synthase large subunit, which produces MRTGVECLIDGLKKAGVKTIFGLPGGSVLDIFNKLYHAPFEFILARHEQGATHMADGYARASGKVGCCLATSGPGATNTVTGLANANMDSIPLVCITGQVPTPMIGNDAFQEADITGITRPVTKHNYLVRNVDELPRIIAEAFHIAATGRPGPVLIDIPKDVQRASTSAPTPDAVDIRSYHPTTDGHPKQIARLAEAINKAARPLLYVGGGAIAGNAAAEVAALAHKSGLPVTTTLLGLGAFPETDALALRMLGMHGSVTANYATHHCDLLVSIGARFDDRVTGKISEFAPKARIAHIDIDPSAISKSVPVDIPVVGDVKSILRALLPHVDSGERKEWREQIMAWKEKHPFSYDRDSKKLMPQYVIEQIYSLTKGEAVIVTEVGQHQMWAAQYYKYTQPRTFISSGGLGTMGFGLPAAIGAQIARPDKIVVDISGDGSAQMNFQEVVVAVEHNVPIKIVILNNGYLGMVRQWQELFYKKEYSATRLGQAERGKNENIKTKKGAKYLPDFVRLAEAHGALGLRVEARAQVEATLKKAFTHDGPVVVECMVEPEANVYPMVPAGASLTEMIQSMA; this is translated from the coding sequence ATGCGCACAGGAGTTGAATGTTTGATTGACGGATTGAAAAAGGCGGGCGTGAAAACCATATTCGGTCTGCCGGGCGGCTCGGTTCTGGATATTTTTAACAAATTATACCACGCGCCGTTTGAATTCATCCTGGCCCGGCACGAGCAGGGCGCCACCCATATGGCCGACGGCTACGCGCGCGCCAGCGGCAAGGTCGGCTGCTGCCTGGCGACTTCCGGCCCCGGCGCCACCAATACCGTGACCGGACTGGCCAACGCCAACATGGATTCCATCCCTCTGGTCTGCATCACCGGGCAGGTTCCAACCCCCATGATCGGCAATGACGCCTTTCAGGAGGCGGATATCACCGGCATTACGCGCCCGGTGACCAAACATAATTATCTGGTCCGCAACGTGGATGAATTGCCGCGGATTATCGCGGAAGCTTTTCACATCGCCGCCACCGGCCGGCCCGGCCCGGTGCTGATAGATATTCCCAAGGATGTCCAGCGCGCCTCAACGTCCGCCCCGACGCCGGACGCGGTGGATATCCGCAGTTACCACCCGACGACCGATGGCCATCCCAAACAGATCGCGCGGCTGGCGGAAGCGATAAACAAGGCCGCCCGTCCGCTCCTTTACGTCGGCGGTGGCGCCATTGCAGGCAACGCCGCCGCGGAAGTGGCGGCGCTGGCGCATAAAAGCGGACTGCCGGTCACTACCACGCTTCTGGGATTGGGAGCCTTTCCGGAAACGGACGCCTTGGCCCTGCGTATGCTCGGCATGCATGGGAGCGTTACGGCCAATTACGCCACGCACCATTGCGATCTGCTGGTTTCAATCGGCGCCCGGTTTGACGACCGGGTGACGGGCAAGATATCGGAATTTGCGCCCAAAGCGCGGATCGCCCATATTGACATTGATCCCAGCGCCATTTCAAAAAGCGTGCCGGTTGATATCCCGGTTGTGGGCGATGTGAAAAGCATTCTGCGCGCATTGCTTCCCCATGTTGACTCCGGGGAAAGGAAAGAATGGCGAGAACAGATTATGGCGTGGAAAGAAAAACATCCCTTCTCTTATGACCGCGATTCCAAAAAATTGATGCCGCAGTACGTCATTGAGCAGATTTACAGCCTGACCAAGGGCGAGGCGGTCATTGTTACCGAGGTCGGCCAGCACCAGATGTGGGCCGCTCAGTATTATAAATATACCCAGCCGCGGACTTTTATCTCGTCCGGCGGCCTGGGCACCATGGGCTTCGGTCTGCCGGCGGCCATCGGCGCCCAGATCGCCCGGCCCGATAAAATCGTGGTTGATATTTCCGGCGACGGCAGTGCGCAGATGAATTTCCAGGAAGTGGTGGTGGCGGTTGAGCATAACGTGCCGATCAAAATCGTTATCCTGAACAACGGTTACCTGGGAATGGTGCGGCAATGGCAGGAACTGTTTTACAAAAAGGAATATTCCGCCACGCGTTTGGGACAGGCGGAGCGCGGCAAGAATGAAAACATCAAGACAAAAAAAGGCGCCAAATACCTGCCGGATTTCGTCAGGCTGGCCGAAGCCCACGGCGCGCTCGGACTCAGAGTGGAGGCGCGCGCGCAGGTTGAGGCAACCTTGAAAAAGGCGTTTACCCATGACGGCCCCGTGGTCGTGGAGTGCATGGTTGAGCCTGAGGCCAACGTGTATCCCATGGTCCCGGCGGGCGCCTCCCTGACCGAAATGATTCAAAGCATGGCGTAA